The following are encoded together in the bacterium genome:
- a CDS encoding N-acylglucosamine 2-epimerase, with product MKAPDERLSLYRTDLLENTVKFWFPRSIDLEHGGFLHCLDRDGSLIDSDKSVWAQGRMSWMLLTLYNTLEQRSEWLDWAKQGLDFIERHCFDADGRMFFQVTRDGRPLRKRRYAFSESFAAIAHAAYAKATGNDRSAARAKELFDLFTRWNFTPGLMPAKFTDTRPMIGLSPRMITIVTAQELRLNLGDSTVNSWIDRCIDEIRRWFVKPELRAVMESVAPNGEIVDHFDGRTLTP from the coding sequence ATGAAAGCACCGGATGAACGACTTTCGCTCTATCGCACCGATCTGCTGGAGAACACGGTGAAATTCTGGTTTCCCCGCAGCATCGATCTCGAGCACGGTGGATTTCTCCACTGTTTGGACCGCGACGGGTCGCTGATCGACAGCGACAAGAGCGTCTGGGCGCAAGGCCGCATGAGCTGGATGCTGCTCACGCTCTATAACACACTTGAACAACGGAGCGAATGGCTGGATTGGGCGAAACAGGGGCTGGACTTTATCGAGCGGCACTGTTTCGATGCGGACGGCAGAATGTTCTTCCAGGTCACCCGCGACGGCCGGCCCCTGCGCAAACGGCGCTACGCGTTCAGCGAATCCTTCGCCGCCATCGCCCACGCCGCCTATGCCAAGGCCACGGGGAACGACCGGTCGGCGGCCCGGGCTAAAGAGCTGTTCGATCTGTTCACCCGCTGGAATTTCACCCCAGGCCTCATGCCCGCCAAGTTCACCGATACCCGGCCCATGATCGGTCTCAGTCCACGCATGATCACCATTGTCACCGCGCAAGAGCTGCGACTGAATCTGGGCGACTCTACGGTGAACAGCTGGATCGACCGCTGCATCGATGAAATTCGGCGCTGGTTCGTCAAGCCGGAGCTGCGCGCTGTGATGGAGAGTGTGGCCCCCAACGGCGAGATCGTCGATCATTTCGACGGCCGCACGCTGACCCC